A segment of the Pedobacter faecalis genome:
GGGGGCAGCTGAAAAGCTGACCACCGCGGAAACTTTCGCTGGGCTGACCTCTAGAGCTGCACATGCACTTAGCCTGTCTGACAGGGGTCGGATAGCACCCGGGCAACTGGCCGATTTGCAGGCTTATGCTTGCGACGACTACCGGGAGATATTGTATCATCAAGGTAAATTAAAACCAACCTGCGTATGGAAAAGCGGAAACAAGTAATGCCCTTTTATGAGCCCGCGGATGGCAGGCTCTGGCAGGGTCGGGTAGATGGCGATACCTGGGAGTCCAGGCGCTGGCACCAGTGCGTTGAACTGTTCAACGTCTTGGTCCATCCGGATAAGGAGGTTGCCATGCCCGCATTGCTGGCCGGACAAAAAGGCTTTGCCTTCATTGGCTTTTGTTGTGACGAAGGCGTCGTCCGTAACCAGGGCCGCCCGGGCGCGGGCTTTGCACCCGGGCAGCTCAGGAAAGCCTGTGCATCACTTCCAGTACACTTCGAACCAGGCACGCGCCTGGTCGACCTCGGCGATATTGTGTGCCGCGATCACGACCTGGAAGGCGCACAACTGGCACTGGGCATACTGGTTGAATTGGCTATTACCTATGGCTTTCGTCCAATTGTGCTCGGGGGCGGGCATGAAGTTGTCTACGGCCACTACACTGGCTTCACTGCCCTGGCTCAAAAGATCGGTATCATCAATTTTGATGCACACTTTGACCTCCGCATTCCCGCTGCAGCGGGACC
Coding sequences within it:
- the hutG gene encoding formimidoylglutamase, with amino-acid sequence MEKRKQVMPFYEPADGRLWQGRVDGDTWESRRWHQCVELFNVLVHPDKEVAMPALLAGQKGFAFIGFCCDEGVVRNQGRPGAGFAPGQLRKACASLPVHFEPGTRLVDLGDIVCRDHDLEGAQLALGILVELAITYGFRPIVLGGGHEVVYGHYTGFTALAQKIGIINFDAHFDLRIPAAAGPSSGTGFWQIAEDCKASGRSFHYLPIGIQQHANTRELYNIAAQMGVKPIHANEFIPANETGIIQAINEFIEVTDHVYLTIDLDVFAAAYAPGVSAVDPTGLIPDAFFERILAHVIRRGKVISFDVAELNPTFDLDNRTAKLGAWLIFNLVSLHPNR